A DNA window from Syngnathus typhle isolate RoL2023-S1 ecotype Sweden linkage group LG2, RoL_Styp_1.0, whole genome shotgun sequence contains the following coding sequences:
- the LOC133142663 gene encoding fibrinogen C domain-containing protein 1-like isoform X2, translated as MSNDKWFEMNQSTQKLIGEPPKRKFVQIRWSSILAVPTLPLVVLFIQSIVFFYLNRPQDIVKELGALVATLPNSIPDRNCTDLACHWAALQTALAQLNASHAAISNHLEKGQTARARLKAGQEAGQMALAELKAGQEAGQMAWEELKAGQTAGKTALAELKAGQEAGQTALAELKAGHGTISSDLEKSQTALAGQEAGQTALAELKAGQTALAELKASHNAGQSLLAKAWQEISSDKGLLSQTLKDLKTDYNSMSRARSQENKDLSSALSSLRQKVVDQPTLNRELHGLMPRDCSDIMAAGKSTSDVYTIFTGSNSFEAYCNRWQDGGGWTVIQRRKDGTVDFSRGWNDFRKGFGRLSGEHWLGLQNIHALTASGDYQLRIDFTAFDGAKYYALYNTFTVGRNSMDPDLDGYPLYVSGYSGNAGDRFTQHSGEMFTPSFNHLVAFQKVQKL; from the exons atgtcaaatgacaagTGGTTCGAGATGAACCAAAGCACCCAGAAGCTGATCGGCGAACCACCGAAGCGCAAG TTTGTTCAGATACGCTGGAGCTCCATTCTGGCGGTCCCCACGCTCCCGTTGGTCGTGCTTTTCATCCAAAGCATCGTCTTCTTCTACTTGAACAg GCCTCAGGACATCGTCAAAGAGTTGGGCGCGCTGGTAGCGACTTTGCCCAACAGCATCCCGGACCGCAACTGCACCGACTTAGCCTGCCACTGGGCGGCCCTGCAGACCGCTTTAGCACAGCTGAATGCAAGTCATGCCGCGATTTCCAACCACCTGGAGAAGGGTCAGACCGCACGCGCaaggctgaaggcaggtcaggaggcaggtcagatgGCATTGgcggagctgaaggcaggtcaggaggcaggtcagatgGCATGggaagagctgaaggcaggtcagacaGCAGGTAAgaccgcattggcagagctgaaggcaggtcaggaggcaggtcagacggcattggcggagctgaaggcaggtcacggCACCATTTccagcgacctggagaagagtcagaccgcattggcaggtcaggaggcaggtcagacggcattggcagagctgaaggcag gtcagaccgcattggcagagctgaaggcaagtCACAACGCGGGTCAGAGCCTGCTGGCCAAAGCCTGGCAGGAGATTAGCAGCGACAAAGGGCTTCTGAGTCAGACACTGAAAGACCTGAAGACGGACTACAACAGCATGTCTCGG GCGCGCTCACAAGAGAACAAGGACTTGAGTTCGGCTTTGTCCAGCTTGCGGCAGAAGGTGGTGGATCAGCCCACCCTTAACAGGGAACTCCATG gtcTCATGCCCAGAGACTGCAGTGACATCATGGCGGCGGGAAAGTCCACAAGTGATGTCTATACCATCTTTACAGGGTCCAACAGCTTTGAGGCTTACTGCAACAGGTGGCAAGACGGGGGAGGCTGGACC GTGATCCAGAGGAGAAAGGACGGCACCGTCGACTTCTCTCGGGGTTGGAACGACTTTCGAAAGGGCTTTGGACGCCTCTCCGGAGAGCACTGGCTCG GCCTGCAAAATATCCACGCTCTGACGGCCTCGGGCGATTACCAGTTGCGGATCGACTTCACCGCATTCGACGGCGCCAAATACTACGCTCTCTACAACACGTTCACGGTGGGCCGGAACTCGATGGACCCCGACCTGGACGGCTACCCGCTGTATGTGAGCGGCTACTCTGGAAACGCAG GCGATCGTTTCACCCAGCATTCTGGGGAGATGTTCACGCCATCTTTTAACCATCTTGTGGCGTTCCAGAAAGTACAAAAACTGTGA
- the LOC133142663 gene encoding fibrinogen C domain-containing protein 1-B-like isoform X1: MSNDKWFEMNQSTQKLIGEPPKRKFVQIRWSSILAVPTLPLVVLFIQSIVFFYLNRPQDIVKELGALVATLPNSIPDRNCTDLACHWAALQTALAQLNASHAAISNHLEKGQTARARLKAGQEAGQMALAELKAGQEAGQMAWEELKAGQTAGKTALAELKAGQEAGQTALAELKAGHGTISSDLEKSQTALAGQEAGQTALAELKAGQEAGQTALAELKAGHGTISSDLEKTQTALAELKAGQTALEAGQEAGQTALAELKAGQEAGQTALAELKASHNAGQSLLAKAWQEISSDKGLLSQTLKDLKTDYNSMSRARSQENKDLSSALSSLRQKVVDQPTLNRELHGLMPRDCSDIMAAGKSTSDVYTIFTGSNSFEAYCNRWQDGGGWTVIQRRKDGTVDFSRGWNDFRKGFGRLSGEHWLGLQNIHALTASGDYQLRIDFTAFDGAKYYALYNTFTVGRNSMDPDLDGYPLYVSGYSGNAGDRFTQHSGEMFTPSFNHLVAFQKVQKL; the protein is encoded by the exons atgtcaaatgacaagTGGTTCGAGATGAACCAAAGCACCCAGAAGCTGATCGGCGAACCACCGAAGCGCAAG TTTGTTCAGATACGCTGGAGCTCCATTCTGGCGGTCCCCACGCTCCCGTTGGTCGTGCTTTTCATCCAAAGCATCGTCTTCTTCTACTTGAACAg GCCTCAGGACATCGTCAAAGAGTTGGGCGCGCTGGTAGCGACTTTGCCCAACAGCATCCCGGACCGCAACTGCACCGACTTAGCCTGCCACTGGGCGGCCCTGCAGACCGCTTTAGCACAGCTGAATGCAAGTCATGCCGCGATTTCCAACCACCTGGAGAAGGGTCAGACCGCACGCGCaaggctgaaggcaggtcaggaggcaggtcagatgGCATTGgcggagctgaaggcaggtcaggaggcaggtcagatgGCATGggaagagctgaaggcaggtcagacaGCAGGTAAgaccgcattggcagagctgaaggcaggtcaggaggcaggtcagacggcattggcggagctgaaggcaggtcacggCACCATTTccagcgacctggagaagagtcagaccgcattggcaggtcaggaggcaggtcagacggcattggcagagctgaaggcaggtcaggaggcaggtcagacggcattggcggagctgaaggcaggtcacggCACCATTTccagcgacctggagaagactcagaccgcattggcagagctgaaggcaggtcagacggcattggaggcaggtcaggaggcaggtcagacggcattggcagagctgaaggcaggtcaggaggcaggtcagaccgcattggcagagctgaaggcaagtCACAACGCGGGTCAGAGCCTGCTGGCCAAAGCCTGGCAGGAGATTAGCAGCGACAAAGGGCTTCTGAGTCAGACACTGAAAGACCTGAAGACGGACTACAACAGCATGTCTCGG GCGCGCTCACAAGAGAACAAGGACTTGAGTTCGGCTTTGTCCAGCTTGCGGCAGAAGGTGGTGGATCAGCCCACCCTTAACAGGGAACTCCATG gtcTCATGCCCAGAGACTGCAGTGACATCATGGCGGCGGGAAAGTCCACAAGTGATGTCTATACCATCTTTACAGGGTCCAACAGCTTTGAGGCTTACTGCAACAGGTGGCAAGACGGGGGAGGCTGGACC GTGATCCAGAGGAGAAAGGACGGCACCGTCGACTTCTCTCGGGGTTGGAACGACTTTCGAAAGGGCTTTGGACGCCTCTCCGGAGAGCACTGGCTCG GCCTGCAAAATATCCACGCTCTGACGGCCTCGGGCGATTACCAGTTGCGGATCGACTTCACCGCATTCGACGGCGCCAAATACTACGCTCTCTACAACACGTTCACGGTGGGCCGGAACTCGATGGACCCCGACCTGGACGGCTACCCGCTGTATGTGAGCGGCTACTCTGGAAACGCAG GCGATCGTTTCACCCAGCATTCTGGGGAGATGTTCACGCCATCTTTTAACCATCTTGTGGCGTTCCAGAAAGTACAAAAACTGTGA